Proteins from a genomic interval of Streptomyces sp. NBC_00820:
- a CDS encoding ROK family transcriptional regulator encodes MEIRKGLGLQALPSMTLLRELTDQIVLDTVFEQAPVTRAEIAQHTGISKTTVSEAVRRLEAAGLLLPAGEQRGRQGRVGTYYKVAPTAGFVVAVDLNPTQIRVCAADLFGQPFLESSHVPVRPREPALVAGQLRDLVGQAVAEGAPGHGRPLAVAVSVANPVDPVTSRVVTLPDTPYPEGLFQPQEALDGTVDAPVLVENDVNLAALAERWHGAARTADSFAYVYVGAGMGMGLVIGDQLIRGARGVAGEIGYLSVSTQPPGPRHGRHGFARAVAAAGFHPPREPGSDQVAIDVARQIFDRASKGDAEARAVVEQEGRTIGEAIAAVCAVVDPELVLLGGPIGLHPALLEPVRATVQDLAPLTPAIEVGTLGDTAVLRGALALALRRARADLWAGAGRRPYEAPGRVAQ; translated from the coding sequence ATGGAGATCCGCAAGGGACTCGGCCTGCAGGCACTGCCGAGCATGACGCTGCTGCGCGAACTGACCGACCAGATCGTGCTGGACACCGTCTTCGAGCAGGCGCCCGTCACGCGGGCGGAGATCGCCCAGCACACCGGCATCTCCAAGACCACCGTCTCCGAAGCGGTACGCCGGCTGGAGGCGGCGGGACTGCTGCTGCCCGCGGGGGAACAGCGCGGCCGCCAGGGGCGGGTGGGCACGTACTACAAGGTCGCTCCCACGGCCGGTTTCGTCGTGGCCGTCGACCTCAACCCGACCCAGATCCGGGTGTGCGCCGCCGACCTGTTCGGCCAGCCTTTCCTGGAGAGTTCACACGTCCCGGTACGGCCCCGCGAGCCGGCCCTCGTCGCCGGGCAACTGCGCGACCTGGTCGGCCAGGCGGTCGCCGAGGGCGCCCCGGGCCACGGCAGGCCCCTGGCCGTGGCGGTGTCGGTGGCCAACCCGGTCGATCCGGTGACCTCCAGGGTCGTCACCCTGCCCGACACCCCTTACCCCGAAGGCCTCTTCCAGCCCCAGGAGGCGCTCGACGGCACGGTCGACGCGCCGGTCCTGGTCGAGAACGACGTCAACCTGGCCGCCCTGGCCGAGCGTTGGCACGGGGCGGCGCGTACGGCGGACAGCTTCGCCTACGTCTACGTCGGCGCGGGCATGGGCATGGGCCTGGTGATCGGCGACCAGCTGATCCGCGGCGCCCGGGGTGTCGCCGGGGAGATCGGGTACCTCAGCGTCAGCACCCAGCCTCCCGGACCGCGGCACGGCCGGCACGGCTTCGCCAGGGCTGTGGCGGCCGCGGGTTTCCACCCTCCTCGCGAGCCGGGCAGCGACCAGGTCGCCATCGACGTGGCCCGCCAGATCTTCGACCGCGCCTCGAAGGGCGACGCCGAGGCCAGGGCCGTGGTGGAGCAGGAGGGCCGCACGATCGGTGAGGCCATCGCGGCGGTCTGCGCGGTGGTCGACCCCGAACTCGTGCTCCTCGGCGGCCCCATCGGACTGCACCCCGCCCTGCTGGAACCGGTCCGCGCCACCGTCCAGGACCTCGCGCCGCTCACGCCTGCGATCGAGGTCGGCACCCTCGGTGACACCGCGGTCCTGCGCGGAGCCCTCGCCCTCGCCCTGCGGCGGGCCCGCGCCGACCTGTGGGCGGGAGCCGGCCGCCGCCCCTATGAGGCTCCGGGGCGCGTCGCGCAGTGA
- a CDS encoding GNAT family N-acetyltransferase, with translation MPAPVVLSGRNVRLEPLAPHHAEALAEAGGEDRTTYAFTPVPQGVEAARGYVERALGEQALGRVLPFAVISATSGRVVGATRFLDLDYWQGPLLWPPVPGVPYGDPATAVPDAAEIGNTWLAPRAQGTGINTEAKLLMLRHAFETWGVRRISFRADARNLRSRAAIERLGATCEGIRRAHSRGLDGVVRNTAFYSILDEEWPTVRDIIELRMSGTVSPAVLGRAPDAART, from the coding sequence GTGCCCGCACCTGTTGTTCTCAGCGGCCGCAATGTGCGGCTCGAGCCCCTCGCTCCCCATCATGCCGAGGCCCTGGCCGAAGCCGGCGGCGAGGACCGTACGACCTACGCTTTCACCCCCGTCCCCCAGGGCGTCGAGGCGGCCCGCGGCTATGTCGAGCGTGCGCTCGGCGAGCAGGCGCTCGGCCGCGTCCTGCCCTTCGCGGTGATCAGTGCCACGAGCGGGCGGGTGGTGGGTGCCACACGCTTCCTCGATCTCGACTACTGGCAGGGCCCGCTGCTCTGGCCGCCCGTACCGGGCGTCCCGTATGGCGACCCGGCCACCGCGGTGCCCGACGCCGCCGAGATCGGCAACACCTGGCTCGCCCCCCGCGCCCAGGGCACCGGCATCAACACCGAGGCGAAGCTGCTGATGCTGCGCCATGCCTTCGAGACCTGGGGCGTCCGCCGCATCTCCTTCCGCGCCGATGCCCGCAATCTGCGCTCACGCGCCGCGATCGAACGCCTCGGTGCCACGTGCGAGGGCATCCGCCGCGCCCACTCGCGCGGACTGGACGGCGTCGTGCGCAACACCGCGTTCTACTCGATCCTCGACGAGGAGTGGCCCACCGTCCGCGACATCATCGAACTGCGCATGTCCGGCACGGTGTCGCCCGCCGTACTGGGCCGCGCGCCCGACGCCGCCCGCACCTGA
- a CDS encoding carbonic anhydrase: MDTPRDTTRGATRDTARNAAEDTAKDASGDAAARPDRRGLLAGTLAGAAVALTGCSTTSAATSASSTSSTSSAKPTRSTSSASPQPRPVTPAAAFTRLMDGNKRWVSGDLQHPDRDPDRRQFVAEKQEPFGSVLSCIDSRVPPELLFDTGLGDLYVMRTGGEAVEPVVTGSVEYGPMTSGTPLVIVLGHQRCGAVQAAYKSLRDGKPLPGSLQAIVEALRPAYEKAVEEGGDDPVETMARAQVKLTAADLRSNDDLGPLVKKGALAVVGAYYSLDTGKVEVLSGAPS, from the coding sequence ATGGACACGCCGAGGGACACGACGAGGGGCGCAACGAGGGACACAGCGAGGAACGCGGCGGAGGACACCGCGAAGGACGCGTCCGGGGACGCTGCGGCGCGCCCGGATCGCAGGGGGCTGCTGGCCGGCACGCTCGCCGGCGCCGCGGTCGCCCTCACGGGGTGCTCGACGACGAGCGCCGCCACGTCGGCGAGTTCGACAAGTTCTACGAGTTCGGCAAAGCCGACGCGTTCGACGAGCAGCGCCTCGCCCCAGCCCCGGCCGGTCACGCCCGCCGCGGCCTTCACCCGGCTGATGGACGGCAACAAGCGCTGGGTGAGCGGGGATCTCCAGCACCCCGACCGGGATCCGGACCGGCGCCAGTTCGTGGCCGAGAAGCAGGAGCCCTTCGGGTCCGTCCTCTCCTGCATCGACTCCCGGGTTCCGCCCGAACTCCTCTTCGACACCGGACTGGGCGACCTGTACGTGATGCGTACGGGAGGGGAGGCGGTCGAGCCGGTGGTCACCGGCTCCGTCGAGTACGGGCCGATGACGAGCGGCACGCCCCTCGTCATCGTCCTCGGGCATCAGCGCTGCGGTGCGGTCCAGGCCGCGTACAAATCCCTGCGCGACGGCAAGCCGCTGCCCGGCAGCCTGCAGGCGATCGTCGAGGCCCTGCGCCCGGCGTACGAGAAGGCCGTCGAGGAGGGCGGCGACGACCCGGTCGAGACCATGGCCCGCGCCCAGGTCAAGCTGACCGCGGCCGATCTGCGCTCCAACGACGACCTCGGCCCGCTCGTGAAGAAGGGCGCCCTCGCCGTGGTCGGCGCCTACTACTCGCTCGACACCGGCAAGGTGGAGGTCCTGTCCGGCGCGCCCTCCTGA
- a CDS encoding DUF6221 family protein → MNDLVKFLRDRNMADNHAYADVACRFGGDAVLDSHLPMLDMVDMLAADCAAMDPADPRHTGLVYALKVLAQSYDEHPDYRREWRP, encoded by the coding sequence GTGAACGATCTGGTGAAGTTCCTTCGGGACCGCAATATGGCGGACAACCACGCCTACGCCGACGTGGCCTGCCGCTTCGGTGGCGATGCCGTCCTCGACAGCCACCTGCCGATGCTGGACATGGTCGACATGCTGGCCGCGGACTGTGCGGCGATGGATCCGGCGGACCCGCGCCACACAGGGCTCGTGTACGCGCTCAAGGTGCTCGCGCAGTCATACGACGAGCACCCCGACTACCGCAGGGAGTGGCGCCCGTAA
- a CDS encoding HEAT repeat domain-containing protein gives MDKHLLTDALSGSRDRAEPARALLVEQGAEAVAAVLDVLCDEHSPVDWTVPADILRGIGEPALLPLAQAVATAASPEVARRAGWTLARLDVADPKVYAPLLGHPDARVRTDALIALGNRGDTAASIAHLLVPSLGDPEPEVRRQAVRAFEAIGTAAVPELRRVRRARASGPRIRAGALEALAAVGGPAALDPTDQEAWRRLTRIGLRTETPQGMHLCGSWYAVPGTDQDAVLDAFDLGEAHPVTLRTGAAAWNHDQHAWHRTRPHEACARVFVSPVLDGWTLVFGDSSQDRHRVEDADDREEVLAEVVRQRCAALSRRFGSAQWYGMSCGDGWTAWCIAEEGEVVRHYDVFTADEEGDEGTPHPAESGYLLPHEDGFPEDAFDGVNLSDTEEFAARHREVKERLRIPDTCNADDIAARLSVDPQSLDARTRVTGHGVLALTACGREHGHPAGALPV, from the coding sequence ATGGACAAGCATCTCCTGACCGACGCGCTCTCCGGTTCCCGGGACCGGGCGGAGCCGGCCCGCGCCCTCCTCGTGGAACAGGGGGCGGAGGCGGTGGCAGCGGTGCTGGACGTGCTCTGTGACGAGCACTCACCCGTCGACTGGACCGTCCCGGCCGACATCCTGCGCGGGATCGGGGAACCCGCCCTCCTCCCGCTCGCGCAGGCCGTCGCCACGGCGGCCTCGCCCGAAGTGGCCAGGCGGGCCGGGTGGACCCTGGCACGACTGGACGTCGCCGACCCGAAGGTCTACGCGCCACTGCTGGGGCACCCGGACGCGCGGGTCCGCACCGACGCGCTCATCGCGCTCGGGAACCGCGGCGATACCGCGGCGAGCATCGCCCACCTGCTCGTTCCCTCGCTGGGGGACCCGGAGCCCGAGGTCCGGCGGCAGGCGGTCCGGGCGTTCGAAGCCATCGGTACCGCCGCAGTTCCCGAGCTGCGGCGCGTGCGCCGCGCCCGCGCGAGCGGGCCCCGGATCCGGGCCGGCGCCCTGGAGGCGCTCGCGGCCGTTGGCGGCCCGGCCGCCCTCGACCCCACGGACCAGGAGGCATGGCGCCGGCTGACGAGGATCGGGCTGCGCACCGAGACACCGCAGGGCATGCACCTGTGCGGGTCCTGGTACGCCGTGCCGGGCACCGACCAGGACGCGGTCCTGGACGCCTTCGACCTCGGTGAGGCCCATCCGGTCACACTGCGGACGGGCGCGGCCGCCTGGAACCACGACCAGCACGCCTGGCACCGCACCCGTCCGCACGAGGCCTGCGCACGCGTCTTCGTCAGCCCCGTACTGGACGGCTGGACGCTGGTCTTCGGCGACTCCTCCCAGGACCGGCACCGCGTCGAGGACGCGGACGACCGGGAGGAGGTCCTCGCCGAAGTCGTACGACAGCGGTGTGCCGCTCTGAGCCGCCGGTTCGGGTCCGCGCAGTGGTACGGAATGAGCTGCGGCGACGGCTGGACGGCTTGGTGCATCGCCGAAGAGGGCGAAGTGGTCCGGCACTACGACGTGTTCACCGCCGACGAGGAAGGCGACGAAGGCACCCCGCACCCGGCCGAGTCCGGCTACCTCCTGCCCCATGAGGACGGCTTCCCCGAGGACGCCTTCGACGGCGTGAACCTCTCGGACACCGAGGAGTTCGCCGCGCGCCACCGCGAGGTGAAGGAGCGGCTCCGGATACCCGACACCTGTAACGCCGACGACATCGCGGCGCGTCTCTCGGTCGACCCCCAAAGCCTGGACGCGCGCACCCGGGTCACCGGTCACGGAGTCCTCGCCCTCACCGCCTGCGGCCGTGAACACGGCCATCCCGCAGGGGCGTTGCCCGTGTGA
- a CDS encoding DUF1479 domain-containing protein — protein MSPTNDQTLPLPDLPHWQDVPEDLPAAIRRIKPALRARIAASGRTVEEVFAVVERRVAARIAEIEADKERGEEVWPVVDYADIAAGTVSAELLDKLRRRGCLVVRGHFEREQALAWDSGIVDYVERNEFFASYAGPGDDFFGSVGSKPEIYPIYWSHAQMEARQSDRMARVQSLLNSVWRHESEGVRWFDPERDAMYPDRIRRRPPGTDSGGLGTHCDPGTLDLWMTRENQRAFRHLFDGSVELYDPWDAAHRTTGPQYPGSTMCSAFRTFQGWTALSDMEHDQGVLHTVPVPEAMAYLMLRPLLADVPEDDMCGVTTNQVFPASTRWHPLLMRALTGIPDVRAGDSVWWHCDMIHSVAPVTGQKGWGNVMYIPAAPWCARNEQYAAGVREAFVTGSSPGDFPEEHYERAWTGRFDMEDLNDTGRRGLGLER, from the coding sequence ATGTCCCCCACGAACGACCAGACCCTGCCTCTGCCCGACCTGCCGCACTGGCAGGACGTACCCGAGGATCTGCCCGCGGCGATCCGCCGGATCAAGCCCGCGTTGCGTGCCCGCATCGCGGCCTCGGGCCGCACCGTCGAAGAGGTCTTCGCCGTCGTGGAGCGGCGGGTCGCCGCACGGATCGCCGAGATCGAAGCGGACAAGGAGCGCGGCGAGGAGGTGTGGCCCGTCGTGGACTACGCCGACATCGCGGCGGGTACGGTCTCCGCGGAGCTGCTCGACAAGCTCCGGCGGCGCGGCTGTCTGGTCGTACGCGGTCACTTCGAGCGCGAGCAGGCTCTCGCGTGGGACTCCGGCATCGTCGACTACGTCGAACGGAACGAGTTCTTCGCGAGCTACGCCGGTCCCGGTGACGACTTCTTCGGCAGTGTCGGCTCCAAGCCCGAGATCTACCCCATCTACTGGTCCCACGCCCAGATGGAAGCGCGTCAGAGCGATCGCATGGCGCGGGTCCAGAGCCTCCTGAACTCGGTGTGGAGGCACGAGTCCGAGGGCGTGCGGTGGTTCGACCCCGAGCGTGACGCCATGTACCCGGACCGCATCCGCCGCCGCCCTCCGGGCACCGACTCCGGCGGACTGGGCACGCACTGCGACCCCGGCACGCTCGATCTGTGGATGACCCGCGAGAACCAGCGGGCCTTCCGGCACCTCTTCGACGGCAGCGTCGAACTGTACGACCCCTGGGACGCCGCCCACCGGACCACGGGGCCGCAGTACCCGGGAAGCACCATGTGCTCGGCCTTCCGCACGTTCCAGGGCTGGACCGCCCTGTCGGACATGGAGCACGACCAGGGCGTCCTGCACACGGTGCCCGTCCCCGAGGCCATGGCCTACCTGATGCTGCGCCCGCTGCTGGCCGACGTCCCCGAGGACGACATGTGCGGGGTCACCACCAACCAGGTCTTTCCCGCGAGCACGCGCTGGCACCCGCTGCTCATGCGGGCGCTGACCGGCATCCCCGACGTCAGGGCGGGCGACTCGGTCTGGTGGCACTGCGACATGATCCACAGCGTCGCGCCCGTCACGGGCCAGAAGGGCTGGGGAAACGTCATGTACATCCCGGCCGCACCCTGGTGCGCCCGCAACGAGCAGTACGCGGCCGGCGTCCGCGAGGCCTTCGTCACCGGTTCCAGCCCGGGCGACTTCCCCGAGGAGCACTACGAGCGCGCCTGGACCGGCCGGTTCGACATGGAGGACCTGAACGACACCGGACGCCGGGGGCTCGGCCTGGAGCGGTAG
- a CDS encoding nitronate monooxygenase — protein sequence MALSTAFTKLFGVRHPIALAPMGGSAGGELAAAVSRGGGLGILGGGYGDRDWLERELPIVAGAGRPWGVGFLSWAAGVDAVEQALESGPAAVMLSFGDPGPFMRRIRAAGAAVIVQVTDLEEARRAADLGADVIVAQGTESGGHGARHGRATLPFVPVVVDLGGVVWVSSGPRRPARHLAALSDQPSTSSTRQILRLARHRTGRRGLIRPDPNDTP from the coding sequence ATGGCCCTGTCGACGGCGTTCACGAAGTTGTTCGGTGTGCGGCATCCGATCGCCTTGGCGCCCATGGGCGGCTCGGCCGGCGGCGAGCTGGCGGCGGCCGTCTCCCGCGGCGGCGGCCTGGGCATCCTGGGCGGCGGGTACGGCGACCGGGACTGGCTGGAGCGTGAGCTGCCGATCGTGGCCGGAGCGGGGAGACCGTGGGGGGTCGGGTTCCTGAGCTGGGCCGCCGGTGTCGACGCGGTCGAGCAGGCGCTGGAGTCCGGTCCCGCGGCCGTGATGCTGTCGTTCGGGGACCCGGGCCCGTTCATGCGGCGGATCCGGGCGGCCGGTGCGGCGGTGATCGTACAGGTCACCGATCTGGAGGAAGCGCGCAGAGCGGCTGATCTGGGCGCCGACGTCATCGTGGCGCAGGGCACCGAGAGCGGCGGCCACGGGGCGCGGCACGGAAGGGCCACGCTGCCGTTCGTGCCGGTGGTGGTGGACCTAGGGGGTGTCGTTTGGGTCAGCTCGGGTCCGCGACGCCCGGCACGGCACCTCGCCGCGTTGTCGGATCAGCCGAGTACGTCCAGTACGCGGCAGATCCTCCGCCTTGCGAGGCACCGCACCGGACGCCGCGGCCTGATCCGACCTGATCCAAACGACACCCCCTAG